A genomic window from Streptomyces sp. NBC_01429 includes:
- a CDS encoding acetolactate synthase large subunit: protein MTDQATGAHHPQPRARNGAPSSASVEHVTGAQSLIRSLEEVGADTVFGIPGGAILPAYDPMMDSTRVRHILVRHEQGAGHAAEGYAQATGKVGVCMATSGPGATNLVTPIADAHMDSVPLVAITGQVASAAIGTDAFQEADICGITMPITKHNFLVTKAEDIPRTIAEAFHIASTGRPGPVLVDIAKDALQARTTFSWPPVQDLPGYRPVTKPHAKQIREAAKLISQAKRPVLYVGGGVLKARATAELKVLAELTGAPVTTTLMALGAFPDTHPLHVGMPGMHGAVTAVTALQKADLIVALGARFDDRVTGKLESFAPHAKIVHADIDPAEIGKNRIADVPIVGDAREVLADLVQAVQTEHTEGQVGEAAKSGYAAWWKDLNRWRETYPLGYDQPDNGTLAPQQVIERIGRLAPEGTVFAAGVGQHQMWAAHFIQYEKPATWLNSGGAGTMGYAVPAAMGAKAGLPDRTVWAIDGDGCFQMTNQELTTCALNNIPIKVAIINNGALGMVRQWQTLFYNQRYSNTVLHAGQETDGGPTGGTRVPDFVKLAEAMGCVAMRCESPDELDAVIAKANAINDRPVVVDFIVHEDAQVWPMVAAGTSNDEVMAARDVRPDFGDSADD, encoded by the coding sequence ATGACCGACCAGGCCACCGGGGCCCACCATCCGCAGCCGCGGGCCCGTAACGGCGCACCGTCCTCCGCCTCCGTCGAGCACGTCACGGGCGCGCAGTCGCTCATCCGCTCTCTTGAGGAAGTGGGCGCCGACACGGTATTCGGCATCCCCGGCGGCGCCATCCTCCCCGCGTACGACCCGATGATGGACTCCACCCGGGTCCGCCACATCCTCGTCCGCCACGAGCAGGGCGCCGGCCACGCGGCCGAGGGATACGCCCAGGCCACCGGCAAGGTCGGCGTCTGCATGGCGACCTCGGGCCCCGGCGCCACCAACCTGGTCACGCCGATCGCCGACGCGCACATGGACTCCGTGCCGCTGGTCGCGATCACCGGGCAGGTGGCGAGCGCCGCGATCGGCACGGACGCCTTCCAGGAGGCGGACATCTGCGGCATCACCATGCCGATCACGAAGCACAACTTCCTCGTCACCAAGGCCGAGGACATCCCCAGGACCATCGCGGAGGCCTTCCACATCGCCTCTACCGGCCGTCCGGGACCCGTCCTGGTCGACATCGCCAAGGACGCCCTCCAGGCGCGGACCACCTTCAGCTGGCCGCCCGTCCAGGACCTGCCCGGCTACCGCCCGGTGACCAAGCCGCACGCCAAGCAGATCCGCGAGGCCGCCAAGCTGATCTCCCAGGCCAAGCGCCCGGTGCTGTACGTCGGCGGCGGAGTTCTCAAGGCCCGCGCCACGGCCGAGCTGAAGGTCCTCGCCGAGCTGACCGGGGCCCCCGTCACCACCACCCTGATGGCGCTGGGCGCGTTCCCCGACACCCACCCCCTGCACGTGGGCATGCCGGGCATGCACGGGGCGGTCACCGCCGTCACCGCGCTCCAGAAGGCCGACCTGATCGTGGCCCTGGGCGCCCGCTTCGACGACCGCGTCACCGGCAAGCTGGAGAGCTTCGCCCCGCACGCCAAGATCGTGCACGCCGACATCGACCCGGCCGAGATCGGCAAGAACCGCATCGCGGACGTGCCGATCGTCGGCGACGCCCGCGAGGTCCTCGCCGACCTCGTCCAGGCCGTCCAGACAGAGCACACCGAGGGCCAGGTCGGAGAGGCCGCCAAGTCGGGATACGCGGCCTGGTGGAAGGACCTCAACCGCTGGCGCGAGACCTACCCCCTCGGTTACGACCAGCCCGACAACGGCACGCTCGCACCGCAGCAGGTCATCGAGCGCATCGGCCGGCTCGCGCCCGAGGGCACCGTCTTCGCCGCGGGCGTCGGCCAGCACCAGATGTGGGCCGCCCACTTCATCCAGTACGAGAAGCCCGCCACCTGGCTGAACTCCGGCGGCGCCGGAACCATGGGGTACGCGGTCCCCGCCGCCATGGGCGCCAAGGCCGGGCTGCCGGACCGTACGGTCTGGGCGATCGACGGCGACGGCTGCTTCCAGATGACCAACCAGGAACTCACCACCTGCGCCCTGAACAACATCCCGATCAAGGTCGCGATCATCAACAACGGCGCGCTGGGCATGGTCCGCCAGTGGCAGACCCTCTTCTACAACCAGCGCTACTCCAACACCGTGCTGCACGCGGGCCAGGAGACCGACGGCGGCCCCACCGGCGGCACCCGGGTCCCGGACTTCGTGAAGCTGGCGGAGGCCATGGGATGCGTCGCGATGCGCTGTGAGTCCCCGGACGAGCTGGACGCGGTGATCGCCAAGGCCAACGCCATCAACGACCGCCCCGTCGTGGTCGACTTCATCGTCCACGAGGACGCCCAGGTGTGGCCGATGGTCGCCGCCGGCACCTCGAACGACGAGGTCATGGCCGCCCGGGACGTCCGTCCCGACTTCGGCGACAGCGCAGACGACTGA
- a CDS encoding putative bifunctional diguanylate cyclase/phosphodiesterase: MVVGARPAAGGSSGPAAQLLLALICAGYAAGAALGWGSERLALFMGDFGLSLAALIAAVSCFFYARGHTSRFRPAWLLFSFSSAMASAGNAVWGWYEVVLDEPVPSPSFADLFFLCFAPPAIVGLLVLAKRPVSRAGWVCLALDSWLIGGSLLTLSWSLALARTATFQGESVLQAALSLAYPLLDIVLVSMVLALHFRRATGSRSAVNTAIAALALTVLCDALFTSPLLRDTYRSGQLLDAGWFAGSLLLAYAPWGVRRMTDTVPAPPRQGRHSTPIASSLAALTPYLAAAVCTLGILYNVIEGRRVDRVVVLTGCTVVLALVIRQGIMLVDNIALTHELAQKENHFRSLVQGSSDVIMIAAASGTLRYVSPAAAGVYGRDAEDLVGAELASIIHPDDLGRVIHEVRRFLATPPAEEPTTRIECRFSSGSGGWLNVESTVNRHQGGLIFNSRDVTERVRLQAQLQHNAEHDPLTDLPNRALFTERVRQALAGRRATDAGTAVLFIDLDGFKGVNDRLGHQTGDELLVQAAHRLQESVRAGDTAARLGGDEFAAIVLGDGSTDRTAREYQVHEIADRLRLRLSQPYRIDGNDVRVAASIGVAFAEPGITPTGLMRNADLAMYRAKAAGKDRVELYAPQMQADVVRRTELATRLRTALHDGEFALLHQPVVHLTSGRVSAVAAQARWRSAQGILYTPAEFLRVADDSDRTAELGRWLLEQAVEQAAERAGLGHTVPVAVRLPARRLLDKSMPLGSIEALLTRHGLPSGALMIELSDSDPRASLDELEHRLVALRRLGVRIALDGFGSGYAAISALRRLPVDVLKLDRGLVEGVVESARLHKITAGLLRIACDLGMQSVAEGVDVPEQVIALRAMGCTHGQGMAFAGPLDEHRLRRALVAGSYPVPGAVAQPVLSGSALPVRRSRQPVSDRIPRPTMRSNSETPVPPT; this comes from the coding sequence ATGGTCGTCGGCGCGCGCCCGGCCGCCGGCGGAAGCAGCGGGCCGGCCGCCCAGCTCCTCCTCGCCCTGATCTGCGCGGGCTACGCCGCCGGCGCCGCGCTGGGCTGGGGCTCGGAGCGGCTGGCCCTGTTCATGGGTGACTTCGGGCTGAGCCTCGCCGCCCTGATCGCCGCCGTCTCCTGCTTCTTCTACGCCCGCGGCCACACCAGCCGCTTCCGGCCCGCCTGGCTGCTGTTCTCGTTCTCGTCCGCGATGGCCTCGGCGGGAAACGCGGTCTGGGGGTGGTACGAAGTCGTGCTCGACGAGCCCGTACCCAGCCCCTCCTTCGCGGATCTCTTCTTCCTCTGCTTCGCGCCGCCCGCCATCGTGGGGCTGCTCGTCCTCGCCAAGCGCCCGGTGAGCAGGGCCGGCTGGGTCTGTCTCGCGCTGGACTCCTGGCTCATCGGCGGTTCGCTGCTCACCCTCTCCTGGAGCCTCGCGCTCGCGCGCACGGCGACCTTCCAGGGCGAGAGCGTGCTCCAGGCCGCTCTCTCGCTCGCCTATCCACTGCTCGACATCGTGCTCGTCAGCATGGTCCTCGCGCTCCACTTCCGGCGCGCCACGGGCAGCCGCTCCGCGGTCAACACCGCGATCGCCGCCCTTGCCCTGACGGTGCTCTGTGATGCCCTGTTCACCTCCCCGCTGCTGCGTGACACCTACCGCTCCGGACAGCTGCTGGACGCCGGATGGTTCGCCGGCTCGCTGCTCCTCGCCTACGCGCCCTGGGGGGTGCGCCGCATGACGGACACCGTCCCGGCACCGCCCCGGCAGGGCCGCCACTCCACGCCCATCGCCAGCTCGCTGGCCGCGCTCACGCCGTATCTGGCCGCCGCCGTCTGCACGCTGGGGATTCTCTACAACGTCATCGAGGGCCGCCGGGTCGACCGGGTCGTCGTCCTCACCGGCTGCACGGTCGTCCTCGCCCTGGTCATACGGCAGGGCATCATGCTCGTCGACAACATCGCGCTCACCCATGAACTGGCCCAGAAGGAGAACCACTTCCGCTCCCTGGTGCAGGGGTCCAGCGATGTGATCATGATCGCCGCGGCCTCCGGCACCCTGCGCTACGTCAGCCCCGCGGCGGCGGGGGTGTACGGGCGGGACGCCGAGGATCTCGTCGGCGCCGAACTGGCCTCGATCATCCACCCGGACGACCTCGGCCGGGTGATCCACGAGGTCCGGCGCTTTCTCGCCACACCTCCGGCGGAGGAACCCACCACCAGGATCGAGTGCCGGTTCAGCTCCGGCAGCGGCGGCTGGCTCAACGTGGAGTCCACCGTCAACCGCCACCAGGGCGGGCTGATCTTCAACAGCCGGGACGTCACCGAGCGCGTCCGCCTCCAGGCGCAGTTGCAGCACAACGCCGAGCACGACCCGCTCACCGACCTCCCCAACCGCGCCCTGTTCACCGAACGGGTCCGCCAGGCCCTCGCCGGCCGCCGCGCGACCGACGCCGGCACCGCGGTGCTCTTCATCGACCTCGACGGCTTCAAGGGCGTCAACGACCGGCTGGGCCACCAGACCGGTGACGAGCTGCTCGTCCAGGCCGCCCACCGCCTCCAGGAGTCCGTACGGGCCGGGGACACCGCCGCCAGGCTCGGCGGCGACGAGTTCGCCGCCATCGTCCTCGGCGACGGCTCCACCGACCGCACGGCCCGGGAGTACCAGGTCCACGAGATCGCCGACCGGCTCCGCCTCCGGCTCTCCCAGCCGTACCGGATCGACGGCAACGACGTCCGGGTCGCCGCCTCCATCGGCGTCGCCTTCGCCGAGCCGGGGATAACTCCCACCGGCCTCATGCGCAACGCCGACCTCGCCATGTACCGCGCCAAGGCGGCGGGCAAGGACCGCGTCGAGCTGTACGCGCCCCAGATGCAGGCGGACGTGGTCCGCAGGACCGAGCTGGCCACCCGGCTGCGCACCGCCCTGCACGACGGCGAGTTCGCCCTGCTCCACCAGCCCGTGGTGCACCTCACCTCCGGCCGGGTCTCCGCCGTCGCCGCCCAGGCCCGATGGCGCTCCGCCCAGGGCATCCTGTACACCCCCGCCGAGTTCCTGCGCGTCGCCGACGACAGCGACCGCACCGCGGAACTGGGCCGCTGGCTGCTCGAACAGGCCGTCGAGCAGGCCGCCGAGCGCGCCGGGCTCGGCCACACCGTCCCCGTGGCCGTCCGGCTGCCCGCCCGCAGGCTGCTCGACAAGTCCATGCCGCTGGGCTCCATCGAAGCGCTGCTGACCCGGCACGGGCTGCCCTCGGGCGCCCTGATGATCGAGCTGTCCGACAGCGACCCGCGCGCCTCCCTGGACGAGCTGGAGCACCGTCTCGTCGCGCTGCGCCGACTCGGCGTCCGGATCGCGCTCGACGGCTTCGGCAGCGGATACGCGGCGATAAGCGCCCTGCGCAGGCTCCCCGTCGACGTACTGAAACTGGACCGCGGACTGGTCGAGGGCGTCGTGGAGTCCGCCAGGCTGCACAAGATCACCGCGGGGCTGCTCCGGATCGCCTGCGACCTCGGCATGCAGTCCGTCGCCGAGGGCGTCGACGTCCCCGAACAGGTGATCGCCCTGCGCGCCATGGGATGCACCCACGGTCAGGGCATGGCCTTCGCCGGACCGCTGGACGAGCACCGGCTGCGCCGCGCCCTGGTCGCGGGCTCGTACCCGGTCCCGGGCGCCGTCGCCCAGCCGGTCCTCTCCGGCAGCGCGCTGCCCGTCCGGCGCTCCCGTCAGCCGGTCTCCGACCGGATTCCGCGTCCCACCATGCGCTCAAATAGTGAGACGCCCGTCCCACCCACTTGA